In one window of Mucilaginibacter auburnensis DNA:
- a CDS encoding CPBP family intramembrane glutamic endopeptidase, whose product MYKIIFIGIAIGVASLIILAFVLYMMVPYRFVYQPINVAYVLEESYSFLLGAVLEELMFRGFLLVVFARLLGWRIGLLIMALPFGLYHIAGGLSMIVSTTLFSFVFGLSFVLTRSLWAAIFAHATANILLHLITGLDGGSNSVYKLVLDGNWPVNYAVGLLTSVISALVTSVVLYVIILGKRHFNNSEIEHPKRRSPLEHRKKQILAKNPK is encoded by the coding sequence ATGTATAAAATTATATTTATCGGCATTGCTATCGGTGTAGCAAGCCTGATTATTTTAGCATTTGTGCTTTATATGATGGTTCCTTACCGGTTTGTATATCAACCGATAAATGTAGCTTACGTTTTAGAAGAAAGTTATTCTTTTTTGCTGGGTGCTGTTTTAGAGGAGCTAATGTTTAGAGGGTTTTTATTGGTGGTTTTTGCCAGATTGTTGGGTTGGCGCATAGGCTTATTGATAATGGCACTTCCATTTGGATTGTATCATATAGCAGGCGGCTTAAGTATGATAGTAAGCACTACGCTATTTTCATTTGTGTTTGGGTTATCATTTGTACTTACCCGGTCGTTATGGGCGGCTATATTTGCGCATGCAACCGCAAATATACTTCTGCATCTTATAACCGGGTTAGACGGTGGTAGCAATTCTGTTTATAAATTGGTTTTAGACGGAAATTGGCCAGTTAATTATGCTGTGGGGCTGTTAACATCAGTTATTAGCGCGTTGGTTACTTCCGTTGTATTGTATGTAATTATTTTAGGTAAACGACACTTCAATAATTCCGAAATCGAACATCCGAAACGGCGCAGCCCTCTTGAGCACCGTAAAAAACAAATACTTGCGAAAAATCCGAAATAA